In the genome of Pseudopipra pipra isolate bDixPip1 chromosome 4, bDixPip1.hap1, whole genome shotgun sequence, one region contains:
- the GAR1 gene encoding H/ACA ribonucleoprotein complex subunit 1: MSFRGRGGGGGRGGGGFNRGGGGGDRGGFNRGGRGGFGRGGGRGGFNRGGYDQGPPERVVLLGEFMHPCEDDIVCKCKTEENKVPYFNAPVYLDNKEQIGKVDEIFGQLRDFYFSVKLSENMKASSFKKMQKFYIDPAKLLPLQRFLPRPPGEKGAPRGGGRGGRGGGRGAGRGGGRGGFGGGRGGGRGGGGGFRGGRGGGGGFRGGRGGGGGFRGRGH; the protein is encoded by the exons ATGTCTTTTCGTGgcagaggaggtggaggaggaagaggaggtggTGGCTTCAACCGTGGAGGAGGTGGCGGTGACAGAGGTGGCTTTAATCGCGGCGGACGAGGTGGCTTTGGACGGGGAGGTGGAAGAGGAGGCTTCAACAGAGGCGGATATGACCAGGGCCCTCCAGAAAGGGTAGTTT tgttgGGAGAGTTCATGCATCCCTGTGAAGATGACATTGTTTGCAAatgcaaaacagaagaaaacaaggtgCCTTATTTCAATGCACCAGTGTACTTGGATAATAAAGAACAGATTGGCAAAGTGGATGAAATCTTTGGACAGCTGAGAGATTTT tatttttcagtgaaactgTCTGAGAACATGAAAGcctcttcatttaaaaaaatgcaaaag TTTTACATTGATCCAGCAAAGCTACTACCTCTTCAGAGATTTTTGCCAAGGCCCCCTGGAGAAAAAGGTGCTCCCAGAGGAGGTGGTAGAGGAGGACGTGGTGGTGGACGTGGGGCAGGAAGAGGCGGTGGTAGAG GAGGatttggaggaggaagaggtggaggaagaggaggaggaggaggattcagaggaggcagaggtggaggaggaggattcagaggaggaagaggtggtGGAGGAGGCTTTCGGG GAAGAGGACATTAA